A single Fodinicurvata sp. EGI_FJ10296 DNA region contains:
- a CDS encoding Dabb family protein gives MIRHIVFFSAADKSDLPTILDGLGRLTRIPHARRVEIARNLELDGVDDTTDVVVYGEFDDEDALAAFKAHPLYQESTAIVKPLREIRMVADIHSSS, from the coding sequence GTGATCCGGCATATCGTATTCTTCTCGGCGGCGGATAAGTCCGACCTGCCGACCATTCTGGACGGTCTGGGCCGCTTGACCCGGATTCCCCATGCGCGGCGGGTCGAGATTGCGCGCAATCTGGAACTCGACGGGGTCGATGATACCACCGATGTCGTCGTCTATGGCGAATTCGATGACGAGGACGCCCTGGCGGCCTTCAAGGCGCACCCGCTGTACCAGGAATCAACCGCAATCGTGAAGCCGCTGCGGGAAATCCGCATGGTCGCGGATATTCATTCGTCCTCCTGA
- a CDS encoding ATP-dependent Clp protease proteolytic subunit → MADTETQSNTPTDNASGGRLLRWAAATRSREGARWIIRGAFGMAALVLVLDVVESGALSPGGGQMPGNGDAVGNPTAAPTPGDQVRPYSPRLWPRRIRDDAAGMDLPSGPPMEPVRGRMTVERTVPVAGMVTALAAGAILPGTAGEVERFLNAHPDIEALVLNSPGGALQEGMTLADVIHERELTTIVTGDGLCASTCPVVLAAGRQRLVSADAWVGVHQIFLADEGVEDTGGLFGTDLAVYDVQRLNGAVIRLFERSGVDPGVWVHALETPPLSMYYLTDEELTGFGLATELL, encoded by the coding sequence ATGGCAGACACGGAGACACAGTCGAACACCCCAACGGATAATGCCAGCGGCGGCCGGTTGTTGCGCTGGGCGGCGGCGACCCGGTCTCGGGAAGGGGCGCGCTGGATCATTCGCGGCGCGTTCGGCATGGCGGCGCTGGTGCTTGTCCTCGACGTCGTGGAAAGCGGCGCCCTGTCGCCGGGCGGGGGGCAAATGCCCGGAAACGGGGACGCCGTCGGCAATCCGACCGCGGCGCCGACGCCGGGCGATCAGGTCCGGCCCTATTCGCCGCGCCTGTGGCCGCGCCGCATTCGCGACGATGCCGCCGGCATGGATCTGCCGTCCGGCCCGCCGATGGAACCGGTGCGGGGGCGCATGACGGTGGAACGCACCGTGCCCGTGGCCGGCATGGTGACCGCGCTTGCCGCCGGGGCCATTCTGCCCGGCACGGCGGGAGAGGTGGAACGGTTCCTCAACGCCCATCCCGACATCGAAGCCCTGGTGCTGAATTCGCCGGGTGGCGCGCTGCAGGAAGGCATGACACTGGCCGACGTGATCCACGAACGCGAACTGACGACGATCGTCACGGGGGACGGGCTTTGCGCCTCGACCTGTCCGGTCGTTCTGGCGGCGGGCCGGCAGCGTCTGGTGTCGGCCGATGCCTGGGTCGGGGTACATCAGATCTTTCTGGCCGACGAGGGCGTCGAGGATACCGGCGGTCTTTTCGGTACCGATCTGGCCGTTTACGACGTGCAGCGGCTGAACGGGGCCGTGATCCGGCTGTTCGAGCGGTCCGGCGTCGATCCGGGAGTCTGGGTTCACGCCCTGGAGACGCCGCCCCTGTCGATGTATTATCTGACCGACGAGGAACTGACCGGCTTCGGGCTTGCGACGGAGTTGCTGTAG